In a single window of the Nitrospira sp. MA-1 genome:
- a CDS encoding tetratricopeptide repeat protein has product MMLLSWPSHILRSLTLTLFAITLVGCSEDKTPWQLHTEQGTTLMEQGKFPEAEQELKTALELAEQFEGQDPRLIQSITNLAILHNAKGEPKQAETLLLKAVDIHKEGPNPQTAELAASLSNLGALYVTQQKFDQAQSSFERALAVREQALGPDNPEVIRDLENLAALFVRQSHYAEAESYLKRILDSKERTKGPDAPELVEPLNNLALLHRAQEQYAQAEALLLRALAIKEKQIGPTNPHLLGSLNNLALLYSTAKQFSQATPVLERMLTISEEGFGKDHPRVAIILNQLGEIHRLQDQPEQAILLIQRAIAIIEQAEGPEHSSLSGPLNNLALLYVTTGQYDKAEPLFQQTITLTEQTMGKDHFRVERALRNYATLLRKIGRTEDAVTHETRANAIHEKNNPTLTSSPG; this is encoded by the coding sequence ATGATGCTTCTCTCTTGGCCCTCACATATTCTCCGCTCCCTGACCCTCACCCTGTTCGCCATCACCCTCGTCGGGTGCAGCGAAGACAAAACGCCCTGGCAGCTCCACACGGAACAAGGCACGACCCTCATGGAACAGGGAAAGTTCCCGGAAGCTGAGCAGGAGCTTAAGACCGCTCTTGAACTGGCAGAACAGTTCGAAGGCCAAGACCCTCGCCTCATCCAATCCATCACCAACCTTGCGATTCTGCACAATGCGAAAGGCGAGCCCAAACAGGCTGAAACCCTGCTTTTAAAAGCTGTGGACATTCATAAAGAAGGACCAAACCCTCAGACAGCCGAGTTAGCAGCAAGCCTCAGTAATCTTGGTGCGTTGTATGTCACCCAACAAAAGTTCGACCAGGCTCAATCCTCATTTGAACGAGCTTTGGCCGTTCGGGAACAGGCACTGGGTCCTGATAACCCGGAGGTGATCCGTGACCTAGAGAACCTGGCCGCACTGTTTGTCCGGCAATCCCACTATGCCGAGGCCGAATCATATTTAAAGCGCATTCTGGACAGCAAGGAAAGAACTAAAGGACCGGATGCGCCCGAACTCGTTGAACCGCTCAATAATCTTGCACTCCTACATCGCGCCCAGGAACAGTATGCCCAGGCAGAGGCGTTATTACTCCGGGCTTTAGCCATCAAAGAGAAGCAAATTGGCCCCACCAACCCCCATCTCCTCGGCAGCTTGAACAATCTGGCGCTTCTCTATAGTACGGCTAAGCAATTTTCACAAGCGACACCTGTGTTAGAAAGAATGCTGACTATTAGCGAAGAGGGGTTTGGCAAGGACCATCCCCGGGTGGCCATCATTCTCAATCAATTGGGAGAAATCCACAGACTACAAGACCAACCTGAGCAAGCCATCCTCTTAATCCAACGCGCCATTGCCATTATTGAACAGGCAGAAGGGCCCGAACATTCAAGCTTGAGCGGCCCTCTCAATAATTTAGCGTTACTGTATGTCACAACAGGACAATATGATAAAGCCGAACCCTTGTTTCAACAGACCATCACTCTCACGGAACAGACCATGGGGAAAGATCATTTTCGGGTGGAACGAGCGCTTAGAAATTACGCCACCCTATTGCGAAAAATAGGTCGAACCGAGGACGCAGTCACGCATGAAACGAGGGCCAATGCCATTCACGAAAAAAATAATCCTACACTGACATCTTCTCCGGGATAG
- a CDS encoding SGNH/GDSL hydrolase family protein, whose translation MRNKNFNYFAKIGLVMLIGVFGGFLIAEAGLRLLDISYPVFHGFDPERGRVLEPGMEGWFHGEGNAYIKINSAGFRDVEHPLQKPKNTYRILLLGDSYTEARQVMLEDTFGRKVEQQLRSCERLLPHNVEIINFGVPGYGNAEELITLRSRGWDYDPDLVLTMFFSGNDLIDNFPRAELREPEYIPRPYFHLDQGELKLVYNFQEWSPPLLKYRLLLWGVHNFRTLELLNQANRVLAARQIGESHKNVSSNTGLADFVYAQPQTPIHREAWDITEAILKLMHKEVLEHGAKFFLVTTTSPDQIDQESKLLLQERLHAQKLDYPEKRLRKLGEDEGFPVLNLLYEFQQYAEQHHVHFHGFPNTKLGAGHWNEKGHDLAAKLISKRICEDPSIL comes from the coding sequence GTGAGGAATAAAAATTTCAATTACTTCGCGAAAATTGGCCTGGTAATGCTGATTGGTGTCTTTGGAGGTTTCCTGATTGCAGAAGCTGGGCTTCGACTATTGGACATATCCTATCCGGTATTTCACGGGTTTGACCCTGAAAGAGGACGAGTTCTTGAACCGGGAATGGAAGGGTGGTTTCATGGTGAGGGAAACGCCTACATCAAAATTAACTCAGCCGGATTTCGGGATGTCGAACATCCACTTCAAAAGCCAAAAAACACTTACCGGATTTTGCTCTTGGGAGACTCCTATACGGAGGCAAGGCAAGTCATGCTGGAAGACACCTTCGGGAGAAAAGTCGAACAACAGCTCCGATCATGTGAGCGATTACTCCCGCACAATGTAGAAATTATTAATTTTGGCGTCCCAGGGTATGGAAATGCAGAAGAATTAATCACGCTGCGCTCCCGTGGTTGGGACTATGACCCCGACCTAGTGCTCACCATGTTTTTCAGCGGGAATGATCTCATAGACAATTTTCCCCGCGCTGAGCTGCGCGAACCAGAGTACATCCCTCGTCCGTACTTTCATCTTGATCAGGGAGAATTGAAGCTAGTGTACAATTTTCAAGAGTGGTCTCCACCGCTCCTCAAATATCGACTCCTGCTTTGGGGAGTACATAATTTTCGTACGTTGGAACTGCTCAACCAAGCCAACCGGGTATTGGCGGCACGACAAATTGGGGAAAGTCACAAAAACGTCTCTAGCAACACTGGTCTAGCAGACTTTGTCTATGCTCAACCCCAGACACCGATTCATCGTGAAGCATGGGACATTACCGAAGCCATTCTAAAATTAATGCATAAGGAAGTCCTGGAGCATGGCGCAAAATTTTTTCTGGTCACCACCACAAGCCCTGATCAAATCGACCAGGAAAGTAAGTTATTGTTGCAGGAGCGCCTTCATGCCCAAAAACTGGATTACCCGGAGAAACGGCTCAGAAAACTTGGCGAAGACGAGGGATTTCCCGTGCTCAATCTGTTATATGAATTTCAACAATATGCGGAGCAACATCACGTGCATTTTCACGGGTTCCCGAATACGAAACTTGGCGCAGGGCATTGGAATGAAAAGGGTCACGATTTAGCAGCGAAATTGATATCCAAACGGATATGTGAGGATCCTTCCATTCTATAA